A window from Pseudomonas sp. Tri1 encodes these proteins:
- a CDS encoding feruloyl-CoA synthase — protein MSPEFRSSSRPGPGQYRQVSIGHPAVEVTEERGILHMRSLEPLAPLPTRLLDRLVHWAEVRPQHTFIAARDASGDWRRVSYAQMLDSVRAIAQSLLSYGLSAEKPLALLSGNDIEHLQMALGAMYAGIPYCPVSPAYSLLSQDFAKLRHVCDLLQPGLVFVSEAAPFERAINAVLPVDVPLVTVRGEIPGRHRTGFTSLLAQPGGVEAERAFAATGPDSIAKFLFTSGSTKLPKAVITTQRMLCANQQMLLQTFPVFGEEPPVLVDWLPWNHTFGGSHNVGIVLYNGGTFYLDDGKPTAQGFTETLRNLKEISPTAYLTVPKGWEELVSALEQDGELRERFFKRISLFFFAAAGLSQSTWDRLDKVAEQHCGERIRMMAGLGMTEAAPSCTFTTGPLSMAGYIGLPAPGCEVRLVPVDGKFEGRFRGPHIMPGYWRSPQQTAEVFDEDGFYCSGDAIKLADPGNPQLGLMFDGRIAEDFKLSSGVFVSVGPLRNRAVLEGTPYVQDLVITAPDRECLGALVFPRLAECRRLSGLALDASDTQVLASEPVRQWFAGWLQRLNREATGNASRVEWIALLDEPASIDRGEITDKGSINQRAVLQWRAAKVEALYRGEDASILRAN, from the coding sequence GTGAGTCCCGAGTTCAGATCGTCCTCCCGACCCGGCCCTGGGCAGTATCGCCAGGTGTCGATTGGTCATCCTGCCGTTGAAGTCACAGAAGAACGCGGCATTTTGCATATGCGCTCCCTGGAGCCCCTGGCGCCGTTGCCGACGCGTTTGCTCGATCGCTTGGTGCACTGGGCCGAGGTGCGCCCGCAGCACACGTTTATCGCGGCGCGTGACGCGAGTGGTGACTGGCGTCGTGTCAGCTATGCGCAGATGCTCGACAGTGTGCGGGCTATCGCCCAGAGTTTGCTGAGCTACGGCTTGTCGGCCGAAAAACCGCTGGCGCTGCTCTCAGGCAATGACATCGAACACCTGCAAATGGCCCTCGGCGCAATGTACGCAGGCATTCCCTATTGCCCGGTGTCGCCAGCCTATTCATTGCTGTCCCAGGATTTCGCCAAGCTGCGGCACGTCTGCGACCTGTTGCAGCCGGGGCTGGTGTTTGTCAGTGAGGCGGCACCGTTCGAGCGAGCAATCAATGCAGTATTGCCGGTGGATGTTCCGCTGGTCACGGTGCGCGGCGAGATACCGGGCCGGCACAGGACCGGCTTCACCAGCCTGCTGGCACAGCCCGGCGGCGTCGAGGCCGAGCGCGCCTTTGCCGCCACCGGGCCGGACAGCATCGCCAAGTTTCTCTTCACGTCCGGTTCGACCAAGCTGCCGAAGGCGGTAATCACCACCCAGCGCATGCTCTGTGCCAATCAGCAAATGCTCCTGCAAACCTTTCCGGTATTCGGCGAAGAGCCGCCGGTGCTGGTGGACTGGTTGCCCTGGAACCACACCTTCGGTGGCAGCCATAACGTGGGCATCGTGTTGTACAACGGCGGCACGTTCTACCTGGACGACGGCAAACCCACGGCCCAGGGCTTCACCGAAACCTTGCGCAACCTCAAGGAGATTTCGCCTACCGCGTACCTGACCGTGCCCAAGGGCTGGGAAGAGCTGGTCAGCGCCCTGGAGCAGGACGGCGAACTGCGCGAGCGTTTTTTCAAGCGCATCAGCCTGTTCTTCTTTGCCGCGGCGGGCCTGTCCCAAAGCACTTGGGATCGACTCGACAAAGTGGCTGAGCAACATTGTGGTGAGCGAATCCGCATGATGGCCGGCCTTGGCATGACCGAGGCGGCGCCATCCTGCACCTTCACCACCGGACCGCTGTCCATGGCCGGCTACATCGGCCTGCCAGCACCGGGTTGCGAAGTTCGACTGGTGCCGGTGGACGGCAAGTTCGAAGGACGCTTCCGCGGGCCGCACATCATGCCCGGCTACTGGCGCTCACCGCAGCAGACCGCCGAGGTGTTCGACGAGGACGGTTTCTACTGTTCGGGGGATGCGATCAAGCTGGCCGATCCCGGCAACCCGCAACTGGGGCTGATGTTCGACGGGCGGATTGCCGAGGATTTCAAATTGTCTTCCGGCGTGTTCGTCAGTGTCGGGCCGTTGCGTAATCGGGCGGTGCTGGAAGGCACGCCTTACGTCCAGGACCTGGTGATCACCGCGCCGGATCGCGAGTGCCTGGGCGCGCTGGTGTTTCCACGGCTTGCCGAATGTCGTCGTTTGTCAGGCCTGGCTTTGGACGCCAGCGATACCCAAGTACTTGCCAGCGAGCCAGTACGTCAATGGTTTGCCGGCTGGCTGCAGCGCCTGAACCGCGAAGCCACCGGCAACGCCAGCCGTGTGGAATGGATTGCCTTGCTCGATGAACCGGCATCCATCGATCGCGGCGAAATCACCGACAAGGGCTCGATCAACCAGCGAGCGGTGTTGCAGTGGCGGGCGGCGAAAGTCGAGGCGCTGTATCGCGGTGAGGATGCTTCCATCCTGCGGGCGAACTAG
- a CDS encoding aldehyde dehydrogenase produces MLDVPLLIGGQSCPARDGRTFERCNPVTGEVVSRVAAATLEDADAAVAAAQAAFPTWAALAPNERRTRLLRAAEQLQARSGEFIAAAGETGAMANWYGFNVHLAANMLREAASMTTQINGEIIPSDVPGNFAMALRQPCGVVLGIAPWNAPVILATRAIAMPLACGNTVVLKASEISPAVHRLIGQVLQDAGLGDGVVNVICNAPVDAPAIVERLIANPAVRRVNFTGSTHVGRIVGELSARHLKPALLELGGKAPLLVLDDADLDAAVQAAAFGAYFNQGQICMSTERLIVDKRVADAFVTRLTAKIATLRAGDPTAGDSVLGSLVDVSAGQRIKGLIDDALAKGATLVAGGQLEGSILQPTLLDGVTPDMRLYREESFGPVAVVLRGDGDEALLRLANDSEFGLSAAIFSRDTSRALALAQRVESGICHINGPTVHDEAQMPFGGVKSSGYGSFGGKASIEHFTQLRWVTLQNGPRHYPI; encoded by the coding sequence ATGCTGGACGTGCCCCTGTTGATCGGTGGCCAGTCGTGCCCCGCCCGTGACGGCCGGACCTTCGAGCGCTGCAACCCGGTGACCGGTGAAGTGGTCTCGCGCGTGGCCGCTGCCACGCTGGAAGATGCCGACGCCGCCGTGGCCGCCGCGCAAGCCGCGTTTCCCACCTGGGCCGCGCTGGCGCCCAACGAACGCCGCACGCGTCTGCTGCGTGCCGCCGAGCAGTTGCAGGCTCGCAGCGGCGAGTTCATCGCGGCCGCTGGCGAAACCGGCGCCATGGCCAACTGGTACGGTTTCAACGTACATCTGGCGGCGAATATGCTGCGTGAAGCCGCTTCCATGACCACCCAGATCAACGGCGAAATCATTCCCTCTGACGTGCCTGGCAATTTCGCCATGGCCTTGCGTCAACCCTGTGGCGTGGTGCTGGGCATCGCACCCTGGAACGCGCCCGTGATTCTCGCCACCCGCGCTATCGCCATGCCCCTGGCCTGCGGCAATACGGTGGTGCTCAAGGCTTCGGAAATAAGCCCAGCGGTGCACCGGTTGATCGGTCAGGTATTGCAGGACGCCGGGCTGGGCGACGGCGTGGTCAATGTCATCTGCAATGCGCCAGTGGACGCACCGGCGATTGTCGAACGCTTGATCGCCAATCCGGCGGTGCGTCGTGTCAATTTCACCGGTTCGACCCATGTCGGGCGCATCGTCGGTGAACTGTCGGCGCGCCATCTCAAGCCGGCCCTGCTGGAGCTTGGCGGCAAGGCACCGTTGTTGGTGCTGGACGACGCCGACCTGGACGCTGCGGTACAAGCGGCGGCCTTCGGGGCTTACTTCAACCAGGGGCAGATCTGCATGTCCACCGAGCGACTGATCGTCGATAAGCGAGTGGCCGATGCCTTCGTCACCCGGCTGACCGCGAAGATCGCCACCTTGCGCGCTGGCGATCCCACAGCCGGTGACTCCGTGCTCGGCTCGCTGGTGGATGTCAGTGCCGGTCAGCGCATCAAGGGGCTGATCGACGACGCCTTGGCCAAAGGCGCGACCCTGGTGGCGGGCGGGCAGTTGGAGGGCAGCATCCTGCAACCGACCTTGCTCGATGGCGTTACCCCGGACATGCGTCTGTATCGCGAAGAGTCCTTCGGCCCGGTGGCGGTGGTACTGCGCGGCGATGGCGACGAGGCGTTGCTGCGCCTGGCCAATGACTCCGAGTTCGGCCTGTCGGCGGCCATTTTCAGCCGCGATACCAGCCGTGCGCTGGCCCTGGCCCAGCGGGTCGAATCGGGCATCTGCCACATTAATGGCCCGACCGTGCACGATGAGGCGCAGATGCCCTTCGGTGGGGTCAAGTCCAGCGGTTACGGCAGCTTTGGCGGCAAGGCGTCCATCGAGCATTTCACCCAGTTGCGTTGGGTGACATTGCAGAACGGCCCCCGGCATTACCCGATCTGA
- a CDS encoding p-hydroxycinnamoyl CoA hydratase/lyase, whose translation MSNYEGRWKTVKVDIEEGIAWVTLNRPEKRNAMSPTLNREMIDVLETLEQDPAAGVLVLTGAGDAWTAGMDLKEYFREVDAGPEILQEKIRREASQWQWKLLRMYAKPTIAMVNGWCFGGGFSPLVACDLAICADEATFGLSEINWGIPPGNLVSKAMADTVGHRQSLYYIMTGKTFGGQKAAEMGLVNESVPLAQLREVTVELARNLLEKNPVVLRAAKHGFKRCRELTWEQNEDYLYAKLDQSRLLDTEGGREQGMKQFLDDKSIKPGLQTYKR comes from the coding sequence ATGAGCAATTACGAAGGTCGCTGGAAAACGGTCAAAGTCGATATCGAGGAAGGCATTGCCTGGGTGACCCTCAATCGCCCGGAAAAACGCAACGCCATGAGCCCGACCCTCAACCGCGAGATGATCGATGTGCTCGAGACCCTGGAACAGGATCCGGCCGCTGGCGTGCTGGTGTTGACCGGGGCGGGCGATGCCTGGACCGCCGGCATGGACCTCAAGGAATATTTCCGCGAGGTGGACGCCGGGCCGGAAATCCTCCAGGAGAAAATCCGTCGCGAAGCCTCGCAATGGCAGTGGAAACTACTGCGCATGTACGCCAAGCCGACCATTGCCATGGTCAATGGCTGGTGCTTCGGTGGCGGTTTCAGCCCGTTGGTGGCGTGCGACCTGGCGATCTGCGCCGATGAGGCGACCTTCGGTCTTTCGGAAATCAACTGGGGCATCCCGCCCGGCAATCTGGTCAGCAAGGCCATGGCCGACACCGTGGGCCATCGCCAGTCGCTGTACTACATCATGACCGGCAAGACCTTCGGCGGGCAGAAAGCTGCCGAGATGGGCCTGGTCAACGAAAGTGTGCCCCTGGCGCAACTGCGCGAAGTCACTGTGGAGCTGGCGCGCAACCTGCTGGAGAAGAACCCCGTGGTGCTGCGCGCGGCCAAGCATGGCTTCAAACGCTGCCGCGAACTGACCTGGGAGCAGAACGAGGATTACCTGTACGCCAAGCTCGACCAGTCGCGCCTGCTCGACACCGAAGGCGGTCGCGAGCAGGGCATGAAGCAGTTCCTGGACGACAAGAGCATCAAGCCTGGCTTGCAGACCTATAAGCGTTGA
- a CDS encoding MarR family transcriptional regulator, giving the protein MAKSSKLAEPTETLVDGTDVQAPLDSALDDLIGYALRRAQLKLFQNLIGRLAVHDLRPAQFSALAIIDQNPGLMQADLAKALTIEPPQVVPLLNKLESRALAVRVRCKPDKRSYGIFLSKTGETLLKELKQIAAQSDLDSTAALSGTEREELLRLLKKVYQQ; this is encoded by the coding sequence ATGGCCAAGTCTTCCAAGCTTGCCGAACCTACCGAGACCCTGGTGGACGGTACCGACGTGCAGGCGCCGCTGGACTCCGCGCTGGATGACCTGATCGGTTACGCCTTGCGCCGCGCCCAGCTGAAACTGTTCCAGAATCTGATCGGCCGGCTTGCGGTCCACGATTTGCGGCCCGCCCAATTCTCAGCCCTGGCGATCATCGACCAGAACCCCGGCCTGATGCAGGCCGACCTGGCCAAGGCGCTGACGATCGAACCACCGCAAGTGGTGCCGTTGCTCAACAAACTGGAAAGCCGGGCCCTGGCGGTGCGCGTGCGGTGCAAGCCAGACAAGCGTTCCTATGGGATTTTCCTGAGCAAGACCGGTGAAACCCTGCTCAAGGAACTCAAGCAGATCGCCGCACAGAGTGACCTGGATTCCACTGCCGCTCTCTCAGGAACTGAACGCGAGGAGTTGCTACGGTTGCTGAAGAAGGTGTACCAGCAATAA